The following are encoded in a window of Pseudomonas sp. St316 genomic DNA:
- the mpl gene encoding UDP-N-acetylmuramate:L-alanyl-gamma-D-glutamyl-meso-diaminopimelate ligase: MHIHILGICGTFMGSMAVLAKELGHHVTGSDANVYPPMSTQLEAQGIELTQGYDPAQLDPAPDLVVIGNAMSRGNPAVEYVLNKGLPYVSGPQWLADHVLQGRWVLAVAGTHGKTTTSSMLAWVLEHAGMSPGFLIGGVPQNFSVSARLGGTPFFVIEADEYDSAFFDKRSKFVHYRPRTAILNNLEFDHADIFPDLAAIERQFHHLVRTIPSEGLVIHPTTEPALQRVIEMGCWTPVQTTGAGGQWQVKLLKDDGSQFEVMFEGVSQGVVEWDMTGQHNVANALATLAAARHVGVVPSMGIAALSAFKSVKRRMEKVAEVRGITIYDDFAHHPTAIATTLDGLRKRIGDAPLIAIIEPRSNSMKLGAHRDGLPESVVDADQVIWYAPANLGWDLGATAALCTVPSIVSDSLEGIIERVKSQAQPGTHVVIMSNGGFGGLHGKLAEALK, from the coding sequence ATGCACATCCATATTCTCGGTATCTGCGGCACTTTCATGGGTTCGATGGCGGTCTTGGCCAAGGAGCTGGGCCATCACGTGACCGGCTCCGACGCCAACGTCTACCCACCGATGAGCACTCAGCTGGAAGCCCAGGGCATCGAATTGACCCAAGGCTATGACCCGGCGCAACTGGACCCGGCGCCAGACCTGGTGGTCATCGGCAACGCCATGTCCCGTGGCAACCCGGCGGTGGAGTACGTGCTCAACAAGGGCCTGCCCTACGTGTCCGGGCCGCAGTGGCTGGCCGATCACGTGTTGCAGGGCCGTTGGGTCCTGGCCGTGGCCGGTACCCACGGCAAGACCACCACCAGCAGCATGCTCGCCTGGGTGCTGGAGCACGCGGGCATGAGCCCAGGGTTCCTGATCGGTGGCGTGCCGCAGAACTTCTCGGTGTCGGCGCGCCTGGGCGGCACGCCGTTCTTCGTGATTGAGGCCGACGAATACGACAGCGCGTTTTTCGACAAGCGTTCGAAATTCGTCCACTACCGTCCCCGCACCGCGATCCTCAACAACCTTGAGTTCGATCATGCGGACATCTTCCCAGATCTGGCGGCCATCGAGCGGCAGTTCCACCACTTGGTGCGGACCATCCCCAGTGAAGGCCTGGTCATCCATCCGACCACCGAGCCGGCCTTGCAGCGCGTGATCGAAATGGGCTGCTGGACCCCGGTGCAAACCACCGGCGCGGGCGGGCAGTGGCAGGTGAAATTGCTCAAGGATGACGGTTCGCAGTTCGAAGTGATGTTTGAAGGCGTGTCCCAAGGCGTGGTCGAGTGGGACATGACCGGCCAGCACAACGTCGCCAATGCCCTGGCGACCCTGGCGGCGGCCCGGCATGTCGGCGTGGTGCCGTCCATGGGCATTGCCGCGTTGAGTGCGTTCAAGAGCGTGAAACGGCGGATGGAGAAGGTCGCCGAGGTGCGCGGCATCACCATCTATGACGACTTCGCCCACCACCCGACCGCCATCGCCACCACCCTCGACGGGTTGCGCAAGCGCATCGGCGATGCGCCGCTGATCGCGATCATCGAGCCGCGCTCCAACTCCATGAAGCTCGGCGCCCACCGTGACGGCCTGCCGGAAAGCGTGGTCGATGCCGACCAGGTGATCTGGTACGCGCCGGCCAACCTCGGCTGGGACCTGGGCGCCACTGCGGCGCTGTGCACGGTGCCGTCGATTGTCAGCGATTCCCTGGAAGGCATCATCGAGCGCGTGAAGAGCCAGGCCCAGCCCGGCACTCACGTGGTGATCATGAGCAACGGCGGCTTCGGCGGCTTGCACGGCAAACTGGCCGAGGCACTGAAATGA
- the ubiX gene encoding flavin prenyltransferase UbiX, which translates to MSNGPERITLAMTGASGAQYGLRLLDCLVREDREVHFLISKAAQLVMATETDVTLPAKTQMMQAFLTEYTGAAAGQIRVYGKEDWMSPVASGSGAPAAMVVVPCSTGTLSAIATGACNNLIERAADVTLKERRQLILVPREAPYSSIHLEHMLKLSNMGVTILPASPGFYHQPQTIDDLIDFVVARILNLLNIPQDMLPRWGEHHLSSDE; encoded by the coding sequence ATGAGCAATGGCCCGGAACGCATCACGCTGGCGATGACCGGTGCTTCCGGCGCCCAGTACGGCTTGCGCCTGCTCGATTGCCTGGTGCGTGAAGACCGTGAGGTGCACTTCCTCATCTCCAAGGCCGCGCAACTGGTGATGGCCACCGAGACCGACGTGACCCTGCCGGCCAAGACCCAGATGATGCAGGCCTTCCTCACCGAATACACCGGTGCGGCGGCGGGGCAGATTCGCGTGTATGGCAAGGAAGACTGGATGTCGCCGGTGGCCTCGGGCTCCGGCGCGCCGGCCGCCATGGTGGTGGTGCCGTGTTCCACCGGGACGCTGTCGGCGATTGCCACCGGGGCCTGCAACAACCTGATCGAACGGGCGGCGGACGTGACGCTCAAGGAGCGTCGGCAGTTGATCCTGGTACCGCGTGAAGCGCCGTATTCGAGCATTCACCTGGAGCACATGCTCAAGCTGTCGAACATGGGCGTGACCATCCTGCCGGCCTCGCCGGGTTTCTATCACCAGCCGCAGACCATTGATGATCTGATCGATTTTGTCGTCGCCCGCATCCTCAATCTGCTGAACATTCCCCAGGACATGTTGCCGCGCTGGGGCGAGCATCATTTGAGCAGCGATGAATAA
- a CDS encoding YceK/YidQ family lipoprotein yields MNKLLIVLLALQLTGCATARTLDAAKPGAPVVYAGTRLDLYALNDGCCAKDRFGTEAPSYPGLDLPGSALLDTLLLPLSLFTAMGVGFQATGGL; encoded by the coding sequence ATGAATAAGCTGCTGATCGTGCTGTTGGCGCTGCAACTGACCGGCTGCGCTACCGCCCGCACCCTCGACGCCGCCAAGCCTGGCGCGCCGGTGGTGTACGCCGGCACGCGCCTGGATCTTTACGCCCTCAACGATGGCTGCTGCGCCAAGGACCGCTTTGGCACCGAGGCGCCGAGTTACCCCGGGCTCGATCTGCCGGGCAGTGCGTTGCTCGATACCTTGTTGTTGCCGTTGTCGTTGTTTACGGCGATGGGGGTGGGGTTTCAGGCCACTGGCGGTTTGTAG